The following are encoded together in the Phaseolus vulgaris cultivar G19833 chromosome 9, P. vulgaris v2.0, whole genome shotgun sequence genome:
- the LOC137821155 gene encoding MFP1 attachment factor 1-like: MSDPVNAPAPQSEQDSSPTPQLLDQDQPLAAAAKLGPASVSFTIWPPTGRTRKAVIDRLIETLSSPSVLSKRYGTMPPDEASAAAHQIEDEAFAVAGGSSTSDSDGIEILQVYSKEISKRMLDTVKSKATAGSPTVDNGVAQTLTSEVAPTPAAEGDSVAAAESET; the protein is encoded by the coding sequence ATGTCCGACCCGGTAAACGCACCCGCGCCCCAATCGGAGCAAGACTCCAGCCCGACGCCGCAGTTGCTCGACCAAGACCAACCCCTCGCCGCCGCTGCCAAGCTCGGCCCCGCCAGCGTCTCCTTCACCATATGGCCTCCCACTGGGCGCACGCGCAAAGCCGTCATCGACCGCCTAATCGAAACCCTATCCTCCCCCTCCGTCCTCTCCAAGCGCTACGGGACAATGCCTCCCGACGAGGCTTCCGCTGCAGCGCACCAGATCGAGGACGAGGCCTTCGCCGTCGCTGGCGGCTCCTCCACCTCCGATAGCGACGGGATCGAGATCCTCCAGGTTTATTCCAAGGAGATCAGCAAACGGATGCTCGACACCGTCAAGTCCAAAGCCACCGCCGGCTCTCCCACCGTCGATAACGGCGTTGCTCAGACTCTTACCTCCGAAGTTGCTCCTACCCCCGCCGCGGAGGGCGATTCTGTCGCTGCTGCTGAGTCCGAAACCTGA